One Streptomyces sp. NBC_01217 genomic region harbors:
- the rplM gene encoding 50S ribosomal protein L13 encodes MRTYSPKPGDVTRQWHIIDAQDIVLGRLATTAANLLRGKHKAIYAPHMDMGDFVIIINAEKVHLSGNKKTQKMAYRHSGFPGGLRSVRYDELLAKSPEKAVEKAIKGMIPKNSLGRQMLSKLKVYAGDQHPHAAQQPVPFEITQVAQ; translated from the coding sequence GTGCGTACGTACAGCCCCAAGCCCGGCGATGTGACGCGCCAGTGGCACATCATTGACGCGCAGGACATCGTCCTGGGTCGTCTGGCCACCACGGCTGCGAACCTCCTCCGCGGCAAGCACAAGGCGATTTACGCCCCCCACATGGACATGGGCGACTTCGTCATCATCATCAACGCCGAGAAGGTTCACCTCTCCGGCAACAAGAAGACCCAGAAGATGGCGTACCGCCACTCCGGGTTCCCGGGTGGTCTCCGCTCCGTCCGTTACGACGAGCTGCTCGCCAAGAGCCCCGAGAAGGCTGTCGAGAAGGCCATCAAGGGCATGATCCCCAAGAACAGCCTGGGCCGTCAGATGCTCTCGAAGCTCAAGGTCTACGCGGGCGACCAGCACCCGCACGCTGCTCAGCAGCCGGTCCCGTTCGAGATCACCCAGGTCGCGCAGTAG
- a CDS encoding ABC-F family ATP-binding cassette domain-containing protein produces MLCMGHLEAGHLEYYLPDGRVLLGDASFRVADGAVVALVGANGAGKTTLLRLLAGELQPHGGSVSVSGGLGVMQQFVGSVRDERTVRDLLVSVAQPRIREAALAVDGAEELILTVDDEAAQMKYAQALSDWAEARGYEAETVWDMCTMAALGVPYEKAQWREVRTLSGGEQKRLVLEALLRGPDEVLLLDEPDNYLDVPGKRWLEEKLKETRKTVLFVSHDRELLSRAAEKIVSVEPSPAGSDVWVHGAGFDTYHQARKDRFARFEELLRRWEEEHARLKALVHRLRQQAAISPDMASRYRAMQTRFKKFEDAGPPPEPPREQDIKMRLRGGRTGVRAVTCKGLELTGLMKPFDLEIFYGERVAVLGSNGSGKSHFLRLLAGEPVAHTGEWKLGARVVPGHFAQTHAHPELMGNTLVEILWTEHAKDRGGAMSVLRRYELERQGDQPFEKLSGGQQARFQILLLELAGTTALLLDEPTDNLDLESAEALQDGLEAYDGTVMAVTHDRWFAKSFDRYLVFGSDGVVRETTEPVWDERRVERAR; encoded by the coding sequence ATGCTGTGCATGGGACATCTTGAAGCGGGCCATCTGGAGTACTACCTACCGGACGGGCGGGTGCTGCTCGGCGATGCTTCGTTCCGGGTCGCGGACGGGGCCGTGGTCGCCCTCGTGGGGGCGAACGGCGCCGGGAAGACCACATTGCTGAGGCTGCTCGCCGGGGAGCTCCAGCCGCACGGCGGCTCCGTGTCGGTGAGCGGCGGGCTCGGGGTGATGCAGCAGTTCGTGGGCTCCGTGCGCGACGAGCGCACGGTCCGGGATCTGCTGGTCTCGGTGGCCCAGCCCCGTATCCGGGAGGCGGCGCTGGCGGTCGACGGGGCCGAGGAGCTGATCCTCACGGTCGACGACGAGGCCGCGCAGATGAAGTACGCGCAGGCGCTGAGCGACTGGGCGGAGGCCCGCGGGTACGAGGCCGAGACGGTGTGGGACATGTGCACCATGGCCGCGCTCGGTGTCCCGTACGAGAAGGCGCAGTGGCGCGAGGTGCGCACGCTGTCCGGCGGCGAGCAGAAGCGGCTGGTGCTGGAGGCGCTGCTGCGCGGTCCCGACGAGGTGCTGCTGCTCGACGAGCCGGACAACTATCTCGACGTGCCCGGAAAGCGGTGGCTGGAGGAGAAGCTGAAGGAGACCCGTAAGACGGTCCTCTTCGTCTCCCACGACCGGGAGCTGCTGTCCCGGGCCGCCGAGAAGATCGTCAGCGTCGAGCCGAGCCCGGCGGGCAGCGACGTGTGGGTGCACGGCGCCGGTTTCGATACGTACCACCAGGCTCGCAAGGACCGGTTCGCCCGGTTCGAGGAGCTGCTGCGGCGCTGGGAGGAGGAGCACGCCCGGCTGAAGGCGCTGGTCCACCGGCTGCGGCAGCAGGCGGCGATCAGCCCCGACATGGCGTCCCGCTACCGGGCGATGCAGACCCGCTTCAAGAAGTTCGAGGACGCGGGACCTCCGCCCGAGCCGCCGCGCGAGCAGGACATCAAGATGCGGCTGCGCGGCGGGCGGACCGGTGTGCGGGCGGTGACCTGCAAGGGGCTCGAACTGACCGGGCTGATGAAACCCTTCGACCTGGAGATCTTCTACGGGGAGCGGGTCGCCGTCCTCGGCTCGAACGGGTCGGGCAAGTCGCACTTCCTGCGGCTGCTGGCCGGGGAGCCGGTCGCGCACACGGGTGAGTGGAAGCTCGGCGCGCGGGTCGTGCCCGGACACTTCGCCCAGACGCACGCCCATCCGGAACTGATGGGGAACACGCTCGTCGAGATCCTGTGGACGGAGCACGCCAAGGACCGGGGCGGGGCGATGTCCGTACTGCGCCGGTACGAGCTGGAGCGACAGGGCGACCAGCCGTTCGAGAAGCTGTCCGGCGGGCAGCAGGCGCGGTTCCAGATCCTGCTCCTGGAGCTGGCGGGGACCACGGCGCTGCTGCTGGACGAGCCGACGGACAACCTGGACCTGGAGTCGGCCGAGGCGCTGCAGGACGGTCTTGAGGCGTACGACGGCACGGTGATGGCCGTCACGCACGACCGCTGGTTCGCGAAGTCCTTCGACCGGTACCTGGTGTTCGGTTCGGACGGCGTCGTACGCGAGACGACGGAGCCGGTGTGGGACGAGCGGAGGGTGGAACGGGCGCGGTAG
- the glmM gene encoding phosphoglucosamine mutase — MGRLFGTDGVRGVANADLTAELALGLSVAAAHVLAEAGTFEGHRPTAVVGRDPRASGEFLEAAIVAGLASAGVDVLRVGVLPTPAVAYLTGALGADLGVMLSASHNAMPDNGVKFFARGGHKLADELEDRIETVYEQHRTGEPWERPTGAGVGRVTEYAEGFDRYVGHLITVLPNRLDGVKVVLDEAHGAASRVSPEAFTRAGAEVVTIGAEPDGLNINDGCGSTHLELLKAAVVEHGADLGIAHDGDADRCLAVDAAGEEVDGDQILAVLALAMREAGQLRKDTVVGTVMSNLGFKIAMEREGIQLVQTAVGDRYVLESMKAEGYALGGEQSGHVIVLDHATTGDGTLTGLLLAARVAATGRTLAELAGVMQRLPQLLINVRDVDKSRVGSSPELAAAVAEAERELGSTGRVLLRQSGTEPLVRVMVEAADIDQARAVAGRLADVVKSALG, encoded by the coding sequence GTGGGACGACTCTTCGGCACGGACGGTGTGCGCGGTGTCGCCAATGCGGATCTGACGGCTGAGCTTGCGCTCGGTCTCTCGGTCGCTGCGGCGCATGTGCTTGCCGAGGCGGGCACCTTTGAGGGGCATCGGCCGACAGCCGTGGTGGGGCGTGACCCACGTGCGTCCGGAGAGTTCCTGGAGGCCGCCATCGTGGCCGGTCTCGCGAGCGCGGGCGTGGACGTCCTGCGGGTCGGTGTGCTGCCCACCCCCGCGGTGGCGTACCTCACCGGTGCGCTGGGCGCCGACCTCGGCGTGATGCTCTCCGCCAGCCACAACGCCATGCCGGACAACGGTGTCAAGTTCTTCGCCCGTGGCGGTCACAAGCTCGCCGACGAGCTGGAGGACCGGATCGAGACGGTCTACGAGCAGCACCGCACCGGTGAGCCCTGGGAGCGCCCGACCGGTGCCGGTGTAGGGCGCGTCACCGAGTACGCGGAGGGCTTCGACCGGTACGTCGGCCACCTCATCACCGTCCTCCCGAACCGTCTCGACGGCGTGAAGGTCGTCCTCGACGAGGCACACGGCGCGGCCTCCCGGGTCTCGCCCGAGGCCTTCACCCGGGCGGGCGCCGAGGTCGTCACGATCGGTGCCGAGCCGGACGGCCTGAACATCAACGACGGCTGCGGCTCCACCCACCTGGAGCTCCTGAAGGCCGCCGTCGTCGAGCACGGCGCCGACCTCGGCATCGCGCACGACGGCGACGCCGACCGCTGCCTCGCCGTGGACGCCGCGGGCGAGGAGGTCGACGGCGACCAGATCCTGGCCGTCCTCGCCCTCGCCATGCGCGAGGCCGGGCAGCTGCGCAAGGACACCGTGGTCGGCACGGTCATGTCCAACCTCGGCTTCAAGATCGCGATGGAGCGCGAGGGCATCCAGCTCGTCCAGACCGCCGTCGGCGACCGTTACGTACTGGAGTCGATGAAGGCCGAGGGCTACGCTCTGGGCGGCGAGCAGTCCGGCCACGTCATCGTCCTGGACCACGCCACGACCGGCGACGGCACGCTGACGGGCCTGCTGCTGGCGGCCCGGGTCGCCGCCACCGGCCGTACGCTCGCCGAGCTGGCCGGTGTCATGCAGCGGCTGCCGCAGCTGCTGATCAACGTCCGTGACGTCGACAAGTCCCGCGTCGGGTCCTCCCCGGAGCTGGCCGCCGCGGTCGCCGAGGCCGAGCGCGAGCTGGGTTCCACCGGGCGCGTGCTGCTGCGCCAGTCGGGCACGGAGCCGCTGGTACGCGTCATGGTCGAGGCGGCCGACATCGACCAGGCACGGGCAGTCGCCGGCCGGCTGGCCGACGTGGTGAAGTCCGCGCTCGGGTAG
- the rpsI gene encoding 30S ribosomal protein S9, which produces MAETTVENPVEGTEGEEVFAEVTTFESEVPVEGEYTSESLASRFGDPQPAAGLGRRKNAIARVRIVPGTGKWKINGRTLEDYFPNKVHQQEVNEPFKVLELDNRYDVIARISGGGVSGQAGALRLGVARALNEADVDNNRAPLKKAGFLSRDDRAVERKKAGLKKARKAPQYSKR; this is translated from the coding sequence GTGGCCGAGACCACTGTTGAGAACCCCGTCGAGGGCACCGAGGGCGAAGAGGTTTTCGCTGAGGTGACCACCTTCGAGTCCGAGGTTCCCGTCGAGGGCGAGTACACCAGCGAGTCGCTGGCCTCCCGCTTCGGCGACCCGCAGCCTGCCGCCGGCCTTGGCCGTCGGAAGAACGCCATCGCCCGCGTCCGGATCGTTCCGGGCACCGGCAAGTGGAAGATCAACGGTCGCACCCTTGAGGACTACTTCCCCAACAAGGTGCACCAGCAGGAAGTCAACGAGCCCTTCAAGGTGCTCGAGCTCGACAACCGCTACGACGTCATCGCCCGCATCTCGGGTGGCGGCGTCTCGGGTCAGGCCGGCGCCCTGCGCCTCGGCGTCGCCCGCGCGCTGAACGAGGCGGACGTGGACAACAACCGCGCCCCGCTGAAGAAGGCCGGCTTCCTCTCCCGCGACGACCGTGCGGTCGAGCGCAAGAAGGCCGGTCTCAAGAAGGCCCGTAAGGCCCCGCAGTACAGCAAGCGCTAA